One Rossellomorea aquimaris DNA window includes the following coding sequences:
- the gcvT gene encoding glycine cleavage system aminomethyltransferase GcvT has protein sequence MSELKQTPLYEVYKEYGGKTIDFGGWALPVQFSSIKEEHEAVRSRAGLFDVSHMGEIEVKGEGALDYLQRMMTNDVSKVKDGGAQYTAMCYENGGTVDDLLVYKIKDNDYLLVVNAANIDKDFQWLKEHEVDGVEINNISEHMAQLALQGPLAEQVLQKLTNEHSLSDIGFFKFQTEVNIDGKHALVSRTGYTGEDGFEIYCDAGDAAAIWKAILDAGKEHGVLPCGLGARDTLRFEANLALYGQELSQSITPIEAGIGFAVKVNKDVPFNGQEVLKQQKDEGAPRKIVGIEMIDRGIPRHGYKVFSSEEEIGEVTTGTQSPTLKKNVGLALLDKEFTSLDTEVLVEIRGKKLKAKVVATPFYKRPKK, from the coding sequence ATGTCAGAGTTAAAACAAACACCTTTATACGAAGTTTACAAAGAGTATGGAGGAAAGACCATCGACTTCGGTGGCTGGGCTTTACCAGTGCAATTCTCAAGCATTAAAGAAGAACATGAAGCGGTACGATCTCGGGCTGGGCTATTCGACGTTTCTCATATGGGAGAAATTGAAGTGAAGGGTGAAGGGGCTCTTGACTACTTACAAAGAATGATGACAAATGATGTCTCCAAAGTAAAAGATGGAGGAGCTCAGTATACGGCTATGTGCTACGAAAACGGTGGGACGGTCGATGACTTATTAGTTTATAAAATAAAAGATAATGATTATTTGCTCGTTGTTAATGCGGCAAACATAGATAAAGATTTTCAGTGGCTGAAAGAGCATGAAGTCGATGGCGTTGAAATCAACAACATATCTGAACATATGGCGCAATTGGCACTTCAAGGTCCACTTGCTGAACAGGTTCTACAAAAGCTTACAAACGAACATTCACTAAGCGATATCGGATTTTTTAAGTTCCAAACCGAAGTGAATATAGATGGTAAGCATGCACTTGTTTCACGTACCGGTTACACAGGGGAAGATGGATTTGAGATTTACTGTGATGCAGGCGATGCGGCCGCAATATGGAAAGCCATCCTTGATGCAGGGAAGGAGCATGGTGTACTTCCATGCGGACTTGGTGCACGTGATACATTGCGTTTTGAAGCGAATCTTGCCCTTTACGGACAAGAATTATCTCAATCGATCACGCCAATCGAAGCAGGGATTGGATTCGCAGTAAAAGTGAATAAAGATGTTCCATTTAATGGTCAGGAAGTTCTGAAACAACAAAAGGATGAAGGCGCTCCAAGAAAAATCGTCGGGATTGAAATGATCGATCGCGGAATTCCACGTCATGGCTATAAAGTGTTTTCCAGTGAAGAAGAGATCGGGGAAGTCACAACCGGTACTCAATCGCCGACATTAAAGAAAAATGTAGGATTAGCATTACTCGATAAGGAATTTACTTCTTTAGATACGGAAGTACTGGTTGAAATCAGAGGGAAAAAGTTAAAAGCGAAAGTAGTAGCCACACCATTCTATAAAAGACCAAAGAAATAG
- a CDS encoding SNF2-related protein, with protein sequence MNVEVLFDEEWGEGLGNLIDNDGPWGNWELYKLAIEFEHHLAIPNFEGLQAPKHLANVTPLPHQLEAAKQVVETMNGKAILADEVGLGKTIEAGLILKEYMIRGLVKKVLILVPASLVSQWAYELNSKFFIPAVPQRKSYVWDQCDIVVSSMDTAKRSPHREKVYEQDYDLVIIDEAHKLKNHKTKNYEFVQNLKKKFCLLLTATPIQNRVEEIFHLVSLLKPGHLGNESGFSERYKKGDRTLQEDEHLKSLINKVMIRNRRSDTGIEWTKRHVKTVLIDFNEAERDLYNSIDLLRGNYDDWANSSSFSLLTLQREACSSREAVFYTLKNMLEKKDSPTAGFENSIATLMKKVENVTMNSKAQKALEIVQSINDKVIIFTEYRATQLYLQWFLKQHGISSVPFRGGFKRGKKDWMRELFQKHAQVLIATEAGGEGINLQFCHHVINFDLPWNPMRLEQRIGRVHRLGQTEDVHIYNFATRDTVEEHILKLLYEKINLFERVIGQLDEILTRLDFRDFEEHVTDILSSSRTEGEMKIKMENLTSMIQFAEQLKEEKSNAAARNSSIS encoded by the coding sequence ATGAATGTTGAGGTTTTATTTGATGAAGAATGGGGCGAGGGTCTCGGGAATTTAATTGATAATGATGGCCCATGGGGAAATTGGGAGCTTTATAAGCTTGCCATCGAATTTGAACATCATCTTGCAATTCCGAACTTTGAAGGCCTGCAAGCTCCAAAACATTTGGCAAATGTCACTCCGCTCCCCCATCAGCTTGAAGCAGCAAAGCAAGTTGTCGAAACGATGAATGGAAAAGCGATCCTTGCAGATGAGGTCGGATTAGGTAAAACCATTGAAGCCGGATTAATATTGAAAGAATACATGATTAGAGGATTAGTGAAGAAAGTATTAATATTGGTTCCTGCATCCCTGGTCTCTCAATGGGCCTATGAATTAAACAGTAAGTTTTTCATCCCGGCTGTTCCCCAACGAAAAAGTTACGTATGGGATCAGTGCGATATTGTCGTTTCATCCATGGATACGGCTAAGCGGAGCCCTCATCGAGAAAAAGTGTATGAACAGGACTATGATTTGGTGATTATCGATGAAGCTCACAAACTAAAAAATCATAAAACAAAAAACTATGAATTTGTCCAAAACCTAAAGAAGAAATTCTGCTTACTGCTGACAGCGACACCTATTCAAAATCGAGTCGAAGAGATTTTTCATCTAGTTTCCCTCCTTAAGCCGGGACATCTCGGAAATGAATCCGGTTTTTCTGAAAGATATAAAAAAGGGGATCGTACTCTTCAAGAGGATGAACATTTAAAAAGTCTCATTAACAAAGTGATGATTCGTAATAGACGCAGCGATACGGGTATAGAATGGACAAAACGTCACGTAAAGACTGTCTTAATCGATTTTAACGAAGCAGAAAGAGACTTATATAACAGCATCGATTTGCTCAGGGGGAACTACGATGACTGGGCTAATTCAAGCTCCTTCTCTCTATTAACACTTCAAAGAGAAGCATGCAGCTCTCGTGAAGCAGTATTTTATACGCTCAAAAACATGCTTGAGAAGAAGGATTCTCCAACGGCTGGTTTTGAGAATTCCATTGCCACTCTTATGAAAAAAGTAGAAAACGTGACAATGAACTCCAAGGCTCAGAAAGCACTTGAAATCGTCCAATCGATCAATGACAAGGTGATTATATTCACAGAGTACCGGGCAACACAGCTCTATCTGCAATGGTTCTTAAAACAGCATGGAATAAGCTCCGTACCGTTCCGAGGTGGATTTAAACGGGGGAAAAAGGATTGGATGCGTGAACTCTTCCAAAAGCACGCACAGGTGTTAATTGCCACTGAGGCAGGAGGGGAAGGAATCAACCTCCAATTCTGCCATCACGTGATCAACTTTGACCTGCCATGGAATCCTATGAGGTTAGAGCAGCGAATCGGTCGAGTCCACCGTCTCGGACAGACAGAGGATGTTCATATTTACAATTTCGCTACCAGAGACACGGTCGAGGAACATATATTAAAGCTTCTTTATGAAAAAATTAATCTCTTTGAACGGGTGATCGGACAATTGGATGAAATCCTGACCCGCCTGGATTTCCGCGACTTCGAAGAGCATGTAACCGATATTCTTTCTTCATCCAGAACGGAAGGGGAAATGAAGATTAAAATGGAGAATTTAACGAGTATGATTCAATTTGCCGAACAATTAAAGGAGGAGAAATCAAATGCAGCAGCACGAAATTCATCAATTTCTTGA
- a CDS encoding YqhG family protein yields the protein MQQHEIHQFLERYFVANGCDLVANGDGHMTVQLTIDLDKELMNRPFYWHYLEKTGGIPNPMTLSLITNPDKAPEDLKGEPIHFGSPRLHQIFHSTRNLAGYIRLYENRLTPSGQQTPLHPWLGLNIKISYQSNRKKDSIRSMGLNLINGVIQENFHSSLMSRNLTPKIPDFSFTLTPIIKPKSGVNRIQTFLYEEIKKEPVEWAEQARKTWEEDLQLLNHFYGDQEEKPESYFMEQQALKEQYEPKISIDIINGGIFYLQNTN from the coding sequence ATGCAGCAGCACGAAATTCATCAATTTCTTGAAAGATACTTCGTGGCTAATGGATGTGACCTGGTTGCGAACGGAGACGGTCATATGACCGTCCAGCTCACGATTGATTTGGATAAGGAGCTGATGAACCGTCCGTTCTACTGGCACTACCTTGAGAAAACGGGAGGTATTCCCAATCCAATGACATTATCCCTTATAACGAATCCGGATAAAGCACCTGAAGACTTAAAAGGAGAACCTATTCACTTTGGTTCTCCAAGGTTACACCAAATCTTCCATTCAACACGAAATTTAGCAGGGTATATACGGTTATACGAAAACCGGCTCACCCCAAGTGGTCAGCAAACCCCTCTTCATCCATGGCTTGGACTGAATATCAAAATTTCGTATCAATCCAACCGAAAGAAAGACAGTATTCGAAGCATGGGATTGAATCTGATCAATGGAGTCATTCAGGAAAACTTTCATTCGTCATTGATGTCTAGGAACCTGACACCTAAGATTCCTGATTTCTCGTTCACATTGACACCGATCATCAAACCGAAAAGCGGAGTGAACCGTATTCAAACGTTCCTGTATGAAGAAATCAAAAAAGAACCTGTAGAATGGGCTGAGCAGGCACGAAAGACGTGGGAGGAAGATTTACAATTATTGAATCACTTTTATGGAGATCAAGAGGAAAAGCCCGAATCTTATTTCATGGAACAACAAGCTTTGAAAGAACAGTATGAGCCCAAGATTTCCATAGATATCATTAATGGCGGGATTTTTTATTTACAGAACACCAATTAA
- a CDS encoding YqzE family protein, with product MSVNDYVKFITQTFVQHYEKSPHERKSIKKQRKNEREPFLFRWFGIIPYAFMIMFKKNK from the coding sequence ATGTCAGTGAATGATTATGTTAAATTCATAACACAAACATTTGTCCAACATTATGAAAAATCACCTCATGAACGTAAAAGTATAAAGAAGCAACGGAAGAATGAGCGAGAACCATTCCTATTTCGCTGGTTCGGGATCATCCCATATGCTTTCATGATCATGTTTAAGAAAAATAAATAG
- a CDS encoding shikimate kinase, translated as MKPIFFIGFMGVGKTTIGKHLGEVLNLPVIDMDSYIENKEKRSIKEIFNQQGEQHFRDLENKVLLELANKQAIITTGGGVIEREENREILRQQHFVFHLTCPFASLWARLEGDENRPLVQNNSKERLSNLFNLRFPLYESGSSITIQTGNKTIEEVIEEILPHLDGQAE; from the coding sequence ATGAAGCCGATTTTCTTTATAGGATTTATGGGGGTAGGAAAAACGACGATTGGGAAACATCTTGGGGAAGTGCTGAATCTACCGGTCATTGATATGGACAGTTACATTGAGAACAAAGAGAAAAGGTCTATTAAAGAGATCTTTAATCAGCAGGGAGAACAACATTTCAGGGATCTGGAAAACAAAGTGCTCTTGGAGTTAGCCAACAAGCAAGCGATTATCACTACGGGTGGCGGAGTGATTGAAAGGGAAGAGAACAGGGAGATTTTACGACAACAGCACTTTGTATTCCACCTGACTTGTCCTTTTGCTTCATTATGGGCCCGTCTTGAAGGCGATGAAAATCGTCCACTCGTACAAAATAACTCCAAGGAACGTTTATCGAATTTATTCAACCTCCGCTTCCCACTGTATGAGAGTGGAAGCTCCATAACGATTCAAACAGGCAATAAAACCATAGAAGAGGTTATTGAAGAAATACTGCCTCATCTGGATGGGCAAGCTGAATAA
- the comGF gene encoding competence type IV pilus minor pilin ComGF, with protein sequence MKCVSQRLNDHGYTLIEALLSLTVFCMISLCIPLIMKGFSTIKNDMIPPHYYEWNLFNESLRNELWNGESVVITQDKISFMVSGESISYEKYNQSIRRRVNNRGHEIVLQSVDSFSFASIIQGVHMDLEFIGGEKVEGEFFYFSTEQGEGMP encoded by the coding sequence ATGAAGTGTGTATCTCAAAGGCTGAATGACCATGGATATACACTAATCGAGGCTTTGTTAAGCTTAACAGTATTTTGCATGATTTCACTATGTATTCCTCTCATCATGAAGGGTTTCTCTACGATTAAAAATGATATGATTCCTCCACATTATTATGAATGGAATCTATTCAATGAAAGCTTGAGGAATGAATTATGGAATGGGGAAAGTGTAGTGATTACTCAGGATAAGATTTCTTTTATGGTGAGTGGTGAATCCATTTCGTATGAAAAGTATAATCAATCCATTCGAAGGAGGGTAAATAATCGAGGGCATGAAATCGTTCTACAGTCAGTGGATTCATTTAGCTTTGCTTCCATTATCCAGGGAGTGCATATGGATTTGGAGTTTATTGGTGGAGAAAAAGTGGAGGGGGAATTCTTTTACTTTTCAACCGAACAAGGAGAAGGAATGCCTTAA
- the comGD gene encoding competence type IV pilus minor pilin ComGD — protein sequence MKKEMRKQAGYTLIEMLVVLLIFTTLLSWVSFSILPMKEGNEKELFLSQLQSDLYQIQSYSIRHQVPITVTFYPITNKYVAKTATRQTIVSREISSSIQITSINSLGDITFYPDGNTNRFGKLNFKMGDTMIQLMFQIGQGRFYVQE from the coding sequence ATGAAGAAAGAAATGCGGAAGCAAGCAGGATATACCCTTATCGAGATGCTTGTCGTCTTATTGATATTCACGACCCTTCTGTCTTGGGTCAGCTTTTCCATCCTTCCTATGAAAGAAGGTAATGAAAAGGAATTATTTCTTTCCCAGCTCCAATCAGACCTCTATCAGATCCAAAGCTACAGCATTAGACACCAAGTCCCCATTACCGTGACCTTTTACCCCATAACAAATAAATACGTTGCGAAAACCGCTACCAGACAAACGATCGTCTCAAGAGAGATTTCATCTTCCATTCAGATTACATCAATAAACAGCTTGGGAGACATCACATTCTATCCGGATGGAAATACAAACCGATTCGGCAAGCTGAACTTTAAAATGGGGGATACCATGATTCAGCTCATGTTTCAAATTGGGCAAGGGAGATTTTATGTACAAGAATAA
- the comGC gene encoding competence type IV pilus major pilin ComGC, with translation MLKNEKGFTLIEMMIVLLVISVLLFITIPNVTNQSNSINSKGCEAFVHMVEGQVEAYKMDGNALPVTIDTLVTDGYLNENYKACPDGSAITIDAEGKVTSN, from the coding sequence ATGCTCAAAAACGAAAAAGGCTTCACCTTAATCGAAATGATGATTGTTCTATTAGTCATATCTGTATTGCTTTTTATTACGATACCCAACGTCACCAACCAAAGCAATTCAATTAACTCCAAAGGCTGCGAAGCATTTGTTCACATGGTGGAAGGCCAGGTTGAGGCCTACAAAATGGATGGGAATGCGCTTCCGGTCACCATAGATACTCTCGTCACAGATGGGTATTTAAATGAAAATTATAAAGCCTGCCCCGACGGTAGTGCCATCACCATAGATGCCGAAGGGAAGGTAACCTCTAATTAA
- the comGB gene encoding competence type IV pilus assembly protein ComGB, with translation MKRSDDQGKFLKRLGDLLQKGYSFSEAIDFLLLPKEKNTIKLKKRMIGSLQKGESVSSVINKQLNIPSHVSAQIYFAEHHGQMGHTLTEAGNYLIKRRKNQQRIQQVIQYPLILIIVSILMMVLLRRVLFPRFQSLYTSIGYEPSANLNHLLHFIERFPLIFSIFLLSLIICIILYSLFKKRISPIKISVTLCKIPFMSKYLRLGHSHFFARELSFLLTSGVSITQSLIIIESQSFRPTLQYVSKKLIKGLKEGKPFHECFSSLPFFQKELPFVVHHGQSNGRLAEELRLYSEICFQELEENTNALLKYIQPMIFTFVGLFIMAIYFSVMMPLFQMMQGI, from the coding sequence ATGAAGAGAAGCGATGATCAAGGTAAGTTTCTTAAAAGACTTGGAGACCTTCTTCAAAAGGGGTATAGCTTTTCAGAAGCCATCGATTTTCTCTTGCTACCTAAAGAAAAGAATACGATCAAATTAAAAAAGAGAATGATTGGATCGTTGCAAAAAGGAGAGTCCGTCTCTTCGGTCATCAACAAACAACTAAATATCCCAAGTCACGTCAGTGCACAAATTTATTTCGCCGAGCATCATGGTCAAATGGGCCACACTCTGACAGAGGCTGGAAACTATCTGATAAAAAGAAGGAAAAACCAGCAGAGAATACAACAAGTCATTCAGTATCCATTAATCCTCATCATCGTCTCGATTTTAATGATGGTCTTACTTAGAAGAGTGCTATTTCCAAGATTTCAGTCTCTGTATACTTCTATCGGATATGAACCTTCAGCAAATCTAAACCATCTCCTCCACTTCATCGAAAGATTCCCGTTGATTTTCAGTATATTTTTACTATCACTCATTATCTGCATCATATTATACTCCCTATTCAAAAAAAGAATTTCTCCTATTAAAATCTCAGTCACCCTATGCAAAATTCCTTTTATGTCAAAATATTTAAGGCTTGGTCACTCACACTTTTTTGCCAGAGAGTTAAGCTTTCTTCTCACCAGTGGAGTATCCATCACACAATCCCTTATCATCATCGAAAGTCAATCCTTCCGACCAACGTTACAATACGTTTCAAAAAAATTGATCAAAGGATTAAAAGAAGGGAAACCATTTCATGAATGTTTCTCCTCACTTCCGTTTTTTCAAAAAGAGTTACCCTTTGTTGTCCATCACGGGCAATCGAATGGACGATTAGCAGAAGAACTGCGACTTTATAGCGAGATATGCTTTCAAGAATTAGAGGAGAATACCAATGCATTGCTTAAATATATTCAGCCCATGATTTTTACTTTTGTAGGTCTATTCATCATGGCGATCTACTTCTCCGTTATGATGCCGTTATTTCAGATGATGCAGGGTATTTAG
- the comGA gene encoding competence type IV pilus ATPase ComGA has product MIGEAFSSDATDVHVIPRTKDYLIQFRKLGVLVPFQTIDSDQAERLIAHLKFMASMDIGEKRKPQSGSFSLTVRNTPLSLRISTLPTTHLKESLVIRILPQKYQLPIDKMSLYPSSAKKLLALLMYSHGLIIFTGPTGSGKTTTLYSLVHHCSVALNRNVITLEDPVEKQHEEMVQIQVNEKAGITYSAGLKAILRHDPDIIMVGEIRDRETAEIAVRAALTGHLVITTMHTRDAKGAIYRLMELGIEWHDIQQTLLAVSAQRLLKLVCPICKTECEGNCLRGKKVNRASVYEIVTGSALKEVLKEAKGESVQYQYHTLQTLINKGVALGFVSELEYRKWVHEEKR; this is encoded by the coding sequence ATGATTGGAGAAGCTTTCAGCAGTGATGCGACAGATGTTCATGTAATACCTAGAACGAAAGATTACTTGATTCAGTTTAGAAAGCTCGGGGTATTAGTACCGTTCCAAACGATTGATTCCGATCAGGCAGAACGATTGATAGCCCATTTAAAGTTCATGGCTTCCATGGACATTGGAGAAAAACGAAAGCCGCAAAGTGGCTCCTTCAGTCTTACCGTTCGAAATACACCTCTATCACTCAGAATATCTACCTTGCCAACCACTCATTTAAAAGAAAGTCTCGTCATTCGAATACTCCCCCAAAAGTATCAATTACCAATCGATAAAATGTCCCTGTATCCTTCATCTGCAAAAAAATTACTCGCTCTCCTTATGTATTCTCATGGTCTCATAATATTTACAGGACCAACCGGCAGTGGGAAAACAACAACTTTGTATTCCCTTGTCCACCATTGCTCAGTTGCCCTGAACCGTAATGTAATCACTCTTGAAGATCCCGTAGAGAAGCAACATGAAGAAATGGTGCAAATTCAAGTGAATGAAAAAGCGGGAATTACGTATTCCGCTGGATTAAAAGCGATATTGAGGCATGATCCGGATATCATTATGGTGGGGGAGATACGGGATCGAGAAACAGCGGAAATTGCGGTGAGGGCAGCTTTAACAGGTCATCTAGTCATCACGACCATGCATACGAGGGATGCAAAAGGTGCGATTTACCGTTTAATGGAATTAGGGATCGAATGGCATGATATTCAACAAACACTGTTAGCCGTATCAGCACAGAGATTACTAAAGTTAGTTTGCCCGATTTGCAAAACGGAGTGTGAAGGGAATTGTCTTCGAGGTAAAAAGGTTAATAGAGCTTCTGTCTATGAAATTGTAACAGGAAGTGCTTTGAAAGAAGTATTAAAGGAGGCAAAGGGGGAGTCGGTCCAGTATCAGTATCATACTCTCCAAACCTTGATCAATAAGGGGGTGGCACTAGGATTTGTTTCAGAACTTGAATATAGGAAATGGGTACATGAAGAGAAGCGATGA
- a CDS encoding cupin domain-containing protein, with protein MSKYMDYTSGEAQFSFDLNKSHLFKKDNQNLINILGVNQLNTLDNSSLLDIYLSKHNFVEPHYHQNAAELVYCISGGATVSMLNPYTKQILNYRISPGQVANVPQGWWHYEEATQDQTHLLAIFNAPTPEVVLGSDILKFTPSSVMAYNYCMDEAEWIKTTEQVKPSTYIGPACLEPQRHSSKRQSHFAYSPYHYQYQPNPYFYRQCIPKTF; from the coding sequence ATGAGTAAATACATGGATTACACCTCTGGTGAAGCACAATTCTCTTTTGATCTTAATAAAAGTCACTTATTTAAAAAAGACAATCAAAATTTAATAAATATCTTAGGGGTAAATCAGTTGAATACATTGGATAACTCTTCCCTGCTTGATATCTATTTAAGTAAACATAATTTTGTGGAACCACACTACCATCAGAACGCAGCAGAACTGGTCTATTGCATTTCTGGTGGAGCTACCGTTTCCATGCTCAATCCATATACGAAACAAATTCTGAATTACCGCATTTCTCCAGGACAGGTAGCCAATGTCCCACAAGGCTGGTGGCATTATGAGGAAGCAACCCAGGATCAAACTCACCTTTTGGCCATTTTTAATGCCCCTACCCCGGAAGTAGTTCTAGGTTCAGATATCTTAAAGTTCACACCATCAAGCGTCATGGCCTACAATTATTGTATGGATGAAGCCGAATGGATAAAAACGACTGAGCAAGTGAAACCAAGTACATACATTGGTCCGGCTTGCTTAGAACCTCAAAGGCATTCATCTAAACGACAGTCCCATTTCGCCTATTCCCCATACCACTATCAATATCAGCCAAACCCTTATTTTTATCGTCAGTGCATTCCAAAAACCTTTTAG
- a CDS encoding Spx/MgsR family RNA polymerase-binding regulatory protein, with product MNNLTFFTYPSCTSCRKAKKWLTAHSVDFDERHLFRETPTHRELMELLSLTTDGLDEILATRSQTFKDLGKDVNDLPLSEVIKLIIEEPKLLRRPLLTDGKKLVVGYNPDGLQSLANKNRPLKKSS from the coding sequence GTGAATAACCTGACATTTTTTACTTATCCAAGCTGTACCTCTTGCCGAAAAGCTAAAAAATGGTTAACTGCCCATTCCGTTGATTTTGATGAAAGACATCTATTCAGAGAGACGCCTACCCATAGAGAGCTAATGGAGCTACTATCCCTGACCACCGATGGACTCGATGAAATATTGGCTACAAGAAGCCAAACCTTCAAAGACTTAGGTAAGGATGTGAACGATTTACCTCTATCAGAAGTGATTAAATTAATTATTGAAGAGCCAAAACTTCTCCGCAGACCCTTGTTAACAGACGGTAAAAAACTGGTGGTCGGCTACAATCCAGATGGATTACAAAGCCTTGCGAACAAGAACAGACCGTTGAAGAAAAGTAGTTAA
- a CDS encoding helix-turn-helix domain-containing protein codes for MDMTLKVTSVLSDPTRYSIYLYISEKKHELSVQDIAEKFHIHPNVARLHLSKLEEIRVLRSEYVKTGKGGRPGKRYIPSEEVVQLSFPPRDFRLLSDLTIASLAKLGEEGFRVLVETGYEYGKSLVVHYLESRNLSLVGVTQAEKLHVLSEIAKSIGFALDESISDADQIKFHYDHCPFNENAQLEPVFICGLHNALLKGMFETLYSVEEFNQEENMINDCSTCRYHVIVTN; via the coding sequence ATGGATATGACACTGAAGGTTACAAGCGTCCTTTCAGACCCCACCCGGTATTCCATTTACTTGTACATTAGTGAGAAAAAACATGAGCTTTCAGTTCAAGACATCGCCGAGAAGTTTCATATTCACCCTAATGTTGCCCGTCTACACCTATCAAAGCTTGAAGAAATTCGAGTGTTGCGATCAGAATATGTAAAGACCGGCAAAGGCGGCAGGCCAGGCAAACGATATATTCCTTCTGAAGAAGTCGTGCAGTTATCATTTCCTCCTCGTGACTTCCGTTTACTCAGCGACCTCACCATTGCCTCATTAGCTAAGCTGGGAGAAGAAGGTTTCAGGGTTTTGGTAGAGACTGGATATGAGTATGGTAAAAGCTTGGTGGTCCACTACCTTGAAAGCCGTAACTTATCCTTAGTTGGGGTAACTCAAGCTGAAAAGCTGCATGTTTTATCAGAAATTGCTAAATCGATCGGTTTTGCTTTAGATGAGTCAATCAGTGATGCAGATCAAATCAAGTTCCACTATGATCATTGCCCTTTTAATGAAAATGCTCAGCTGGAACCCGTGTTCATATGCGGCTTACACAACGCCTTATTAAAAGGAATGTTTGAAACTCTATACTCTGTGGAAGAATTTAACCAAGAAGAAAATATGATAAATGACTGTTCCACGTGTAGATATCACGTAATCGTCACAAACTAA
- a CDS encoding DUF2626 domain-containing protein — MDRMFRVLGFWTGIFAVMFYLGDMTTTSLIFLGQTGFFIMLSYLKLSERMYIYIFGAYLTVFFAGFTYWTTFMMTPGAGGH; from the coding sequence ATGGATCGTATGTTTAGAGTTCTTGGATTTTGGACTGGTATTTTTGCTGTAATGTTCTATCTTGGTGATATGACCACGACATCATTAATCTTTTTAGGCCAAACAGGATTCTTCATTATGCTTAGCTATTTAAAACTGTCTGAACGTATGTATATTTACATTTTCGGTGCTTACTTAACAGTGTTCTTTGCTGGATTTACTTATTGGACGACCTTTATGATGACTCCGGGTGCAGGAGGACACTAA
- a CDS encoding MBL fold metallo-hydrolase, with protein sequence MQWKQIPLGPLQTNCYILWNTKNECLVVDPGGEGEKLIQWLENHLLTPLAILLTHAHFDHIGAVDQVRDNYSIPVYVHEKEAKWLLDPALNGSQLFMMGDLIRLKPADYILTNEKHLTIGDFQLQLFETPGHSPGSISYYVQESGIVLAGDTLFMGSIGRSDLPGGNHKELLASIHEKLLTLPETTMVLPGHGPETSIEGEMDSNPFLNGF encoded by the coding sequence TTGCAGTGGAAACAAATTCCGTTAGGTCCCTTACAAACCAACTGCTATATTCTATGGAACACAAAAAATGAATGCCTGGTCGTGGATCCAGGGGGAGAAGGGGAGAAGCTGATTCAGTGGTTAGAGAATCATTTGCTAACTCCGTTAGCCATTCTCCTTACTCATGCTCATTTTGATCATATTGGAGCAGTTGATCAAGTACGTGACAACTATAGCATTCCGGTATATGTTCACGAGAAAGAAGCTAAGTGGTTACTGGATCCAGCCTTAAACGGATCTCAATTATTCATGATGGGTGACCTGATCCGACTCAAGCCTGCTGATTACATATTAACTAATGAAAAACATCTGACCATTGGTGATTTTCAGCTACAGTTATTTGAAACGCCTGGTCATTCACCTGGTAGTATTTCTTATTATGTACAAGAAAGTGGAATCGTATTAGCAGGAGATACGTTATTTATGGGCAGTATCGGGCGATCCGATTTGCCTGGGGGAAATCATAAAGAGCTGCTGGCAAGCATTCATGAAAAGTTGTTAACATTGCCTGAGACTACGATGGTTTTACCTGGTCACGGTCCTGAAACATCGATTGAAGGTGAGATGGATTCAAATCCATTTTTAAATGGATTTTAA